From Ipomoea triloba cultivar NCNSP0323 chromosome 5, ASM357664v1, the proteins below share one genomic window:
- the LOC116019961 gene encoding phosphoglucan phosphatase LSF1, chloroplastic, whose product MCSLQIPSFRGFDHSPFNRSFSSSTKRLGKSESCSSFWGKELCLSNELAVEKRLPRRRISRVIAMAASNVSSFKMNLNEYMVVLEKPLGIRFALSVDGKIFVHALKKGGNAEKSRIVMVGDTLKKAGESSSGSLTEIKDFGDIEKMMQDNSGSCSLVLERPFSPFPIHQLYLMDDVDILFNRGRVPVVTWNKNLLSSNLRTSCESSGNSGFASFSSKFLTSQGWKVLDSQNENREQNALNNTPPIPFSPLVNIFCESNTGDAEWAHGSFPLEEYIKALDRSKGELYYNHALGMRYSKITEQIYVGSCIQREADVEMLSNVVGITAVLNFQGGIEAENWGIKPKEINESCQKFNILMINYPIRDGDSFDMRKKLPFSVGLLLRLLKKNHRVYVTCTNGFDRSPACVIAYLHWMTDTSLHAAYNFVTGLHSCKPDRPAIAWGTWDLIAMVESGRHDGPATHAVTFVWNGPEGDQVWLVGDFTGNWKEPIRAVHKSGPRFEAEVRLPQGKYYYKYIINGNWRHSTISPTERDERNNVNNVIVVGDVASVRPSMQQQKKDVNIIKVIERPLTENERFMLAKAARCIAFSICPIRLAPK is encoded by the exons ATGTGTTCGCTGCAAATTCCAAGTTTCAGAGGCTTTGATCACTCTCCTTTCAATCGGAGCTTCTCTTCTTCGACGAAGAGGTTAGGAAAAAGTGAGAGTTGTTCGTCCTTTTGGGGTAAGGAATTGTGTTTGAGCAATGAACTGGCGGTTGAGAAGCGGTTGCCACGCCGAAGGATTTCTAGGGTTATCGCGATGGCTGCTTCGAATGTTTCGTCTTTCAAGATGAATTTGAACGAGTACATGGTCGTACTGGAGAAGCCGCTTGGCATTCGCTTCGCCCTCTCCGTTGATGGAAAGATTTTCGTTCATGCTCTCAAGAAGGGG GGAAATGCTGAAAAGTCGAGAATAGTTATGGTGGGTGATACTTTGAAAAAGGCGGGTGAATCTTCAAGTGGTAGTCTTACTGAGATCAAGGACTTTGGTGATATAGA GAAGATGATGCAAGATAACTCAGGATCCTGTAGCCTTGTTCTTGAAAGACCTTTCTCCCCATTTCCTATCCACCAGTTGTATCTTATGGATGATGTTGATATTCTTTTTAATAGAGGGCGTGTTCCTGTAGTCACTTGGAACAAGAATTTGCTTTCCTCAAACTTAAGAACCTCGTGTGAGAGCAGTGGGAATTCTGGGTTTGCCTCATTTTCATCTAAATTTCTTACTTCCCAAGGATGGAAAGTTTTGGATAGTCAAAATGAAAACAGAGAGCAAAATGCACTGAACAATACCCCTCCGATACCGTTTAGTCCGCTTGTGAATATCTTCTGCGAGAGCAACACAGGAGATGCTGAATGGGCTCATGGGAGTTTTCCATTAGAAGAATACATAAAGGCGTTGGACCGATCAAAGGGGGAGCTATACTACAATCATGCTCTTGGTATGAGATATAGCAAG ATCACAGAACAAATATATGTTGGATCATGCATACAAAGGGAAGCCGATGTTGAGATGCTGTCTAATGTAGTG GGGATCACTGCTGTGCTGAACTTTCAGGGTGGAATTGAGGCAGAAAATTGGGGAATCAAGCCAAAAGAAATTAATGAATCATGCCAAAAGTTTAATATCCTTATGATCAACTATCCCATAAG GGACGGAGATTCTTTTGACATGAGGAAGAAACTACCATTTAGCGTTGGTCTTCTTCTTCGCTTGTTGAAAAAGAACCATCGTGTTTATGTCACCTGTACCAATGGTTTTGATCGATCTCCCGCTTGTGTGATTGCATACCTTCATTGGATGACAGATACTTCCCTTCATGCTGCCTACAATTTTGTCACTGGCTTGCATTCATGCAAGCCTGACAG GCCAGCCATTGCCTGGGGAACATGGGATCTGATAGCTATGGTGGAAAGTGGTAGACATGATGGACCTGCAACACATGCAGTTACCTTTGTGTGGAATGGACCTGAG GGAGATCAAGTCTGGTTGGTTGGGGATTTTACTGGGAACTGGAAAGAACCGATTAGAGCAGTCCACAAAAGTGGCCCTAGATTTGAGGCGGAAGTTAGACTCCCACAGGGAAA GTACTACTATAAGTACATTATAAATGGAAACTGGAGACATTCGACAATTTCACCAACTGAAAGGGATGAGAGAAACAATGTTAATAATGTGATTGTGGTGGGTGATGTTGCCAGTGTGAGGCCTTCTATGCAACAGCAGAAGAAG
- the LOC116020543 gene encoding uncharacterized protein LOC116020543, whose product MQKIEEYCPSFSSYSSDRLAEIAARTADEFKRESSAPVEFIAEELDEEEDFEFSLVPEHSEAFADECFYDGQIGSVFPVFNRKLLLDAEQDQGDDEGKEELCARDVDSSIRIPLRDLFVQGKEDNDLEPQSSSSSSEVDELESLPPGTYCVWRPKRNESFPTECKKSSSTGSASKRWKLRDLLRRMNSDVNDSYVFLTPKKEENSKSKESGLVLKVAGKTKVKKNKEAAPPPSMAAHEAFYLRNKAAKEGEKRKSYLPYRRDLVGFFANVNAGDLSKSFHSIKPSNHPQIQIS is encoded by the coding sequence ATGCAGAAAATAGAGGAATACTGCCCCAGTTTCAGCAGCTACTCGTCAGATAGATTAGCCGAGATCGCCGCTAGAACGGCAGATGAATTTAAGCGAGAGAGTTCTGCGCCTGTTGAATTTATCGCCGAGGAGCTCGATGAAGAGGAGGATTTTGAGTTCTCTTTGGTTCCGGAACATTCAGAAGCTTTTGCCGATGAGTGCTTTTACGACGGTCAAATTGGTTCCGTTTTCCCCGTTTTCAACCGCAAGCTTTTGTTAGATGCGGAGCAGGATCAAGGAGATGATGAAGGTAAGGAGGAATTGTGTGCTCGTGATGTGGATAGTTCGATACGGATTCCGCTGAGAGATTTGTTCGTACAAGGGAAGGAAGATAATGATCTCGAACCGCAGTCGTCCTCATCGTCATCGGAAGTCGATGAGTTGGAGAGTTTGCCGCCGGGGACGTACTGCGTGTGGCGTCCGAAAAGGAACGAATCGTTTCCGACTGAATGTAAGAAGAGTAGCTCTACAGGATCGGCATCGAAGCGATGGAAGCTTCGCGATTTGTTGCGCCGGATGAACAGTGACGTCAATGACAGTTACGTATTTTTGACTccaaaaaaggaagaaaactcGAAATCGAAGGAATCCGGCTTGGTATTGAAGGTCGCCGGGAAAACAAAGGtgaagaagaataaggaggCAGCGCCGCCGCCGTCGATGGCCGCTCACGAGGCGTTTTACTTGCGCAATAAAGCGGCCAAGGAAGGTGAGAAACGGAAATCGTATCTACCGTACCGGCGAGACTTGGTAGGCTTTTTTGCTAACGTCAACGCTGGGGATTTGTCAAAGAGTTTCCACTCCATTAAACCTTCTAATCACCCGCAAATTCAGATCTCATAA